The following proteins are co-located in the Dyadobacter chenwenxiniae genome:
- a CDS encoding UvrD-helicase domain-containing protein, whose product MSEIYSSNNIDDGVDQEIYDCFNPAQPRSFFLFAGAGSGKTRSLVNVLARFKTEHGADFRLYRQKIAIITYTNAAADEISDRLGHDPICKVRTIHSFSWDLISNLTKDIKKWVMANLQFEILKLQDEQSRSRDLNNKTSIDRARKIGSKTNRIRLLDTITKFTYNPNGDNISKDSLNHIEVISIAAEFIRTKDLMQNIVISMFPIILVDESQDTKKEMVDALFQLQENKKNKFSLGLFGDMMQRIYGDGKDDLGKNLPDDWTQPSKVMNHRSTKRIVELINNIRKDVDKQRQIPRVERERGVVRLFVCDRASSKIVLEKLIAKKMTAITRDTLWNFEDGDIMTLILEHHMAANRMGFFELFEPLYKIDKLKTGLLDGTLPGLNLFTKILLPLVQAYKKNDKFSVAKIVKKHSKLLEREYLVSSDEQIKNLKEINKATYDLLSLWESGKDPKLIEVLKIVRAASLFPITGTMNIIVSRTEQEIELIENKSDNQDEEDDNDADEIIEAWDKVLQTPFSQVEKYDHYFSENSKFGTHQGVKGLQYSRVMVIADDEEARGFMFSYDKLFGAKELSNTDQKNINEGKETGIEKTRRLFYVACSRAIESLAIVAYTNNQALVKENAIKYGWFREDEIELL is encoded by the coding sequence ATGAGCGAGATTTATTCAAGCAACAATATCGACGATGGTGTTGATCAAGAGATATATGACTGTTTTAACCCAGCACAGCCTAGAAGCTTTTTCTTGTTTGCCGGAGCTGGTTCGGGAAAAACACGTTCGCTGGTGAATGTACTGGCAAGGTTCAAGACAGAACATGGGGCAGACTTCAGGTTATACCGGCAAAAAATAGCCATAATCACTTACACCAATGCGGCGGCAGACGAGATCAGCGATAGATTAGGACACGATCCTATCTGTAAGGTCAGAACGATTCATAGTTTTTCCTGGGATTTAATAAGCAATCTCACCAAGGACATCAAAAAATGGGTGATGGCGAATTTGCAGTTTGAAATATTAAAGCTCCAAGACGAGCAATCCAGAAGCAGGGATTTAAATAACAAGACCTCGATAGACCGCGCAAGAAAAATTGGGTCGAAGACAAATAGGATTCGATTACTCGACACCATTACAAAATTCACTTACAATCCCAATGGAGATAATATCTCGAAAGATTCCCTGAACCATATTGAAGTAATTAGTATAGCGGCTGAATTCATCAGGACTAAGGATTTGATGCAGAATATTGTGATTTCGATGTTTCCGATAATCCTTGTGGATGAAAGCCAAGACACCAAGAAAGAGATGGTTGATGCGCTGTTTCAGTTACAGGAGAACAAAAAGAACAAATTCTCCCTGGGGCTATTCGGGGACATGATGCAAAGAATTTATGGTGATGGGAAGGATGATTTGGGGAAAAATCTTCCTGACGATTGGACACAGCCCTCGAAAGTGATGAACCATAGGTCCACTAAACGCATCGTTGAACTAATTAATAATATTAGAAAGGATGTCGATAAACAAAGGCAAATTCCACGGGTTGAAAGAGAAAGGGGCGTGGTGCGGTTGTTCGTCTGCGATAGGGCATCAAGCAAGATCGTTCTCGAAAAACTGATTGCAAAAAAGATGACTGCGATAACTCGTGACACATTATGGAATTTCGAGGATGGCGATATAATGACCTTGATTTTAGAACACCATATGGCCGCTAACCGTATGGGATTCTTCGAGCTTTTCGAGCCGCTTTATAAAATAGATAAATTAAAAACCGGGCTACTGGACGGCACCCTTCCTGGTTTGAATCTGTTCACTAAGATCTTGCTGCCATTAGTACAGGCTTACAAAAAGAACGACAAATTCTCAGTAGCGAAAATCGTGAAGAAGCACTCAAAGCTGTTGGAACGCGAATATTTGGTCAGTAGCGATGAACAGATAAAGAATCTGAAGGAAATAAATAAAGCTACTTACGATTTGCTCTCACTATGGGAAAGCGGAAAAGACCCAAAGTTGATAGAAGTATTAAAAATAGTTAGGGCGGCTTCGCTTTTTCCGATAACAGGCACAATGAATATTATCGTTTCAAGGACCGAGCAAGAAATAGAGCTGATCGAAAACAAATCAGACAATCAGGACGAAGAGGACGATAACGATGCAGATGAAATAATTGAAGCGTGGGATAAGGTCTTACAAACTCCATTTTCGCAAGTGGAAAAATATGACCATTATTTTTCAGAAAACTCAAAATTCGGTACCCACCAAGGCGTGAAAGGCCTACAATATTCCAGGGTAATGGTAATCGCCGATGATGAGGAAGCCCGTGGATTTATGTTTAGTTATGATAAGCTTTTTGGGGCAAAGGAACTCAGCAACACTGACCAAAAAAATATAAATGAAGGAAAGGAAACCGGCATTGAAAAGACCAGAAGGCTTTTTTATGTTGCCTGTAGCAGGGCGATAGAGAGCCTGGCAATCGTTGCCTATACCAATAACCAGGCTCTTGTCAAAGAGAATGCGATAAAATACGGGTGGTTTAGGGAAGACGAAATCGAGTTATTATAG
- a CDS encoding ATP-dependent nuclease: MNINFIHIQNFRKLKDCRIDFSDSETVFVGANNSGKTTAIDALIQFLKLSNNFSTRDLTLSNWKEINAIGEDWLKEADFSKIDLTLNRWESNLPALDIWLKVENYELHYINRLIPSLDWEGGLLGMRLRFEPKNIEELYREFCDGCNSSRALNGLEPKKKKDTFSLWPKDMWDFLDKKLSSYFTVRTYLLDPNFAETPQKLSSFDVPIEGDALNGLIKIDIINAQRGFSDVNADLGEAVNTTKTLSSQLRSYYDRHLNPAVNPTKDDITALRAIHAAKELFDANLKGSFQPSLQELELLNYPGLGSARINLSSKFNTVDSLNHDSSVQYFLEDGISELTLPEKYNGLGYQNLISIIFKLIRFRDEWMQVGKIAKSAKQDVEFEPLHLVLIEEPEAHLHAQVQQVFVKEAYKVLRRHPHLGENKKFSTQLVISTHSNHVAHEVNFTALRYFRRNLDSTGKIGTSQVVNLSKTFGKDDDTTKFAIRYLKTTHCDLFFADAVIMVEGPAERMLLPYFIKHHSKLSNCYISILEIGGSHAHRLRPLIENLGVITLVVTDIDSVDGQAKARPEKGKKYNTGNDTLKSWIPNETALDKLLLLKETDKEDKKLPIKIAFQIPLTITNGQGAVKVNPYTFEDSLVMENKDLFGKLTEGTGLLKQMINASKETDPEKSAQAMYDAITQPWVKKAEFALELFYFEEPNKLATPKYIKQGLDWLETKLIAQKKGLNNLTK, from the coding sequence ATGAACATAAACTTTATACATATTCAGAATTTTCGAAAACTCAAAGATTGTCGCATCGACTTTTCGGATAGCGAGACTGTTTTCGTCGGTGCAAATAATAGCGGAAAAACCACTGCGATTGATGCCCTGATTCAGTTCTTGAAGTTGTCGAATAACTTTAGCACAAGGGACCTCACCCTGTCAAATTGGAAGGAAATAAATGCCATTGGTGAGGATTGGCTGAAAGAAGCTGATTTTTCAAAGATCGATCTCACATTAAATCGCTGGGAAAGCAATTTGCCTGCCTTGGATATTTGGCTCAAGGTAGAAAACTATGAATTGCACTATATCAACCGCTTAATACCAAGCCTGGACTGGGAAGGTGGACTATTAGGTATGAGATTAAGATTTGAACCCAAAAACATTGAGGAGTTGTACAGGGAGTTTTGCGACGGATGCAATAGCTCGAGGGCACTTAATGGACTGGAACCAAAAAAGAAGAAGGATACCTTTAGCTTATGGCCCAAGGACATGTGGGATTTCCTGGACAAAAAGCTCAGTAGTTACTTTACTGTCAGGACATATCTGTTAGATCCAAACTTCGCGGAGACCCCTCAAAAACTCTCATCCTTCGATGTTCCCATAGAAGGCGACGCGCTAAACGGATTAATAAAGATTGACATTATAAACGCCCAGAGAGGTTTCTCAGATGTCAACGCTGACTTGGGAGAGGCAGTAAATACTACAAAGACACTATCGAGTCAGCTAAGAAGCTACTATGACAGGCACTTGAATCCTGCCGTAAATCCGACCAAAGATGATATCACTGCTCTGAGGGCCATTCACGCAGCCAAAGAACTGTTTGACGCTAATCTTAAAGGAAGCTTTCAGCCATCCTTACAAGAATTAGAGCTATTAAATTATCCCGGTCTGGGAAGCGCCCGAATAAACCTATCGAGCAAGTTCAATACTGTCGACAGCTTAAATCATGATTCATCCGTTCAGTACTTTCTCGAAGACGGAATCTCGGAACTGACACTACCTGAGAAATACAACGGCCTGGGATATCAGAACCTGATATCTATTATTTTCAAGCTGATTCGGTTTCGGGATGAATGGATGCAGGTCGGGAAAATAGCAAAATCCGCAAAGCAAGACGTAGAATTTGAGCCGTTACACCTGGTTCTTATTGAGGAACCGGAAGCCCATTTACATGCCCAGGTACAACAGGTATTTGTCAAAGAGGCTTATAAAGTTTTAAGGCGTCATCCTCATCTCGGTGAAAACAAGAAATTTTCAACCCAACTGGTGATCAGTACACATTCTAACCATGTCGCCCACGAGGTCAACTTTACCGCGCTGAGATATTTTAGACGCAATTTAGATTCGACCGGGAAAATAGGTACTTCCCAAGTCGTAAACTTATCAAAGACCTTCGGAAAGGATGACGATACCACCAAGTTTGCAATACGTTACCTAAAAACCACACATTGCGACCTTTTTTTTGCTGACGCAGTGATCATGGTAGAGGGACCTGCGGAAAGGATGCTACTCCCATACTTTATAAAACATCATTCAAAGCTCAGCAATTGTTATATTTCCATTCTGGAAATTGGCGGCAGTCATGCACATCGCCTACGCCCGCTTATCGAAAACTTAGGGGTTATCACACTTGTTGTCACAGATATCGACTCGGTAGATGGTCAGGCGAAGGCCAGGCCGGAGAAGGGCAAAAAATACAATACCGGAAACGATACCTTGAAGTCCTGGATTCCAAATGAAACAGCGCTAGACAAACTTTTGCTGCTGAAGGAGACGGACAAAGAAGATAAGAAGCTACCGATAAAAATAGCCTTCCAGATTCCCCTTACGATCACCAATGGACAGGGCGCCGTTAAGGTCAACCCCTATACGTTCGAAGACTCCTTGGTGATGGAAAACAAGGATTTGTTCGGAAAGCTTACAGAGGGAACTGGTCTTTTAAAGCAAATGATCAATGCTTCTAAAGAGACTGATCCAGAAAAATCTGCCCAGGCTATGTATGACGCGATCACACAACCGTGGGTCAAGAAGGCGGAATTTGCTCTGGAGCTCTTTTATTTTGAAGAGCCCAACAAATTAGCCACGCCAAAGTACATAAAGCAGGGTCTAGACTGGCTGGAAACAAAACTGATTGCTCAGAAAAAGGGCTTAAACAATCTCACCAAATAG
- a CDS encoding P63C domain-containing protein, whose translation MAKGKNRIAPMGKQKEDTQSLSEKSQLRLQLLTGPDLKISKETETEKDVIELLSGSKIDLKKRAEELRKFLAKSKQRYEKAFTKDFYKQINRLNGWAISEDKTYQKPPIVARFTIEIIYRRFPKDILPALQHLNPYVVFGLRKFKHFQWLNDEGRILLEGYIEEATTMMETCKTWYEFRVKYSQTYNVPFQLNFIDDQINFIK comes from the coding sequence ATGGCAAAAGGAAAGAATCGTATTGCTCCCATGGGAAAACAGAAAGAAGACACACAGTCGTTATCAGAGAAGAGTCAACTAAGGCTGCAATTATTGACAGGTCCTGACTTAAAAATAAGTAAGGAGACTGAAACCGAGAAAGATGTTATCGAACTTTTGAGTGGCAGTAAAATTGATCTCAAAAAACGTGCAGAAGAGCTTAGGAAATTTCTCGCGAAGAGCAAACAACGGTACGAAAAAGCCTTTACCAAGGACTTCTATAAACAGATAAATCGATTGAATGGCTGGGCAATTTCAGAAGACAAGACTTATCAAAAACCACCAATTGTCGCACGATTTACAATCGAAATAATATACCGACGATTTCCTAAGGACATTTTACCGGCTCTTCAACACCTAAACCCCTATGTAGTATTCGGTCTGAGGAAATTCAAGCATTTCCAATGGCTAAACGATGAGGGCAGAATCTTACTTGAAGGTTATATTGAAGAAGCGACAACAATGATGGAAACTTGCAAAACATGGTATGAATTTAGAGTGAAATACTCTCAGACCTACAATGTACCTTTCCAGCTAAATTTCATCGATGATCAAATAAATTTCATCAAGTGA
- a CDS encoding ImmA/IrrE family metallo-endopeptidase, with product MKKEADSLDPEEVLKSLLGSIPPKPKKSLRALFELRIHELNISTNVALDILGMQIRTLNGILSGSQKTVDFTNLIKLASFLQVPKERVMVLYLEELEKNFPDTTYATPEKIDFIKKNFDVSALKKAGLIDSITDYEAIETKLVNYLGLSSIFDYVRPNGHVAFSAGVIEPANNLTRSFWITSASKIFTELNNPYRYDRQALIDYFPEIRWHSTKVKTGLLNVVRNLYKMGVTIIYLESLPSIHLRGATFSANNKPCIVITNYRGFYPTLWFALIHELYHVIFDWEEIRNNKYHLSDKDPDQLAVKAKEEDANNFAREYLFSREKTDEARAFMYSPELVNEFAKDNHVHPSFFYVFNAFDVGKTNKVAWARALKENPPISDVIAPFGNPWKNPAPISDFVKSLKSNIFN from the coding sequence ATGAAGAAAGAAGCAGATTCCTTAGACCCGGAAGAGGTTCTGAAAAGCCTCTTAGGCTCGATACCCCCTAAGCCGAAAAAGAGTTTGAGGGCATTATTTGAATTGAGAATTCACGAATTAAACATCTCAACGAACGTCGCCCTTGATATTCTGGGCATGCAGATAAGGACACTAAACGGCATTTTAAGCGGCTCTCAGAAAACAGTTGATTTCACGAATCTGATTAAGTTGGCGAGCTTTCTGCAGGTCCCGAAAGAGAGGGTTATGGTGCTCTATTTGGAAGAACTCGAAAAGAATTTCCCTGACACGACATATGCGACGCCGGAGAAAATAGACTTCATCAAAAAGAACTTCGACGTTTCCGCTTTGAAAAAAGCTGGTCTGATAGACAGTATCACCGATTATGAAGCAATAGAAACAAAGCTTGTCAATTATCTAGGTCTATCGTCAATCTTCGATTACGTCAGACCTAATGGTCATGTGGCCTTTAGTGCAGGAGTAATCGAACCAGCCAATAATCTGACCCGATCATTTTGGATCACCTCTGCAAGTAAGATTTTCACAGAACTTAACAATCCGTATAGGTACGACCGTCAGGCGCTGATTGATTATTTCCCAGAAATCCGATGGCATTCAACCAAAGTTAAGACGGGGCTTCTAAATGTTGTGCGTAACTTATATAAAATGGGCGTCACGATCATATACCTTGAATCTCTCCCCTCAATACATCTGCGTGGAGCAACATTTTCAGCGAATAACAAGCCCTGCATAGTAATAACTAATTATAGGGGATTTTATCCCACCTTATGGTTCGCCCTAATCCACGAGCTCTATCACGTAATTTTTGACTGGGAGGAAATCCGAAATAATAAATACCACCTTTCAGATAAAGATCCTGATCAGTTAGCGGTCAAAGCTAAGGAAGAAGACGCCAATAATTTTGCACGCGAATACCTTTTCTCTCGTGAAAAAACGGATGAAGCAAGGGCATTTATGTACAGTCCAGAATTAGTCAATGAGTTCGCAAAAGACAATCATGTTCACCCCAGTTTCTTTTATGTCTTTAATGCGTTCGATGTGGGCAAAACTAATAAAGTTGCCTGGGCGAGAGCATTGAAGGAAAATCCTCCTATTAGCGATGTAATCGCCCCTTTCGGAAACCCGTGGAAAAACCCCGCTCCAATATCTGATTTTGTTAAGTCACTAAAATCCAATATATTTAACTAG